The uncultured Fibrobacter sp. genome includes a window with the following:
- a CDS encoding AAA family ATPase — protein MLFSINCVEKISKKDFPDEEQFLFGPCDKRLYKGLKSKRYFFNDFYEHDQNAKKLKKRVRVLDENFFGPNINVQAVVGQNGSGKSTLMELIYMAINNFSYMYERGHDEERPGAESLYYVPGLFVKIYFSVGEKIYELESKGLILDLICNGSKIAHFEINEYGNVEILPSKKIAELIDNFFYTIVSNYSIQSFIPTNYIHNIYVFESGRDRKIKKDNVGEKIWINSIFHKNDGYIRSIVLNPYRDNGHINITNELNLSKDRVCTLFLWAKEQGKFYFDPYLYHDLKINLKKNFLKNKIKNIWKLKGSASADFDKRYPSDRHCLKFIDEKFAKKLVHEFSLNAEMLYEGCDEYKKKAMLYLQLKILTIVNKYDVLLEYKNVVSFDKDSDNPRIIFEESKKTDRLIEMLKAPEWHVTKKIKRVTSFMKLSKEAIERIFNPALSYNGEVYFDELSKVLMRENPFFGPFVVSNEKGKRFFVDPVRIDRLLPPSIFDYELILKKGDDDISFYDLSSGELQLLETLSIHCYHIENILSINREYQDFDGSIKYHPKYECVNLVFDEVEMCFHPDFQRQFLNRLLNLVTSMKQNLYGEGGCCMNIMILTHSPFILSDMPKSNILYLQDGIDVSDKVDLNTFGANVSDALYHSFFLKSKGFVGEFAQHKIESLGNYFTNKQNERYPNSNIFEWSDDWADSFLEKIIGDEMIRNVLRQIKES, from the coding sequence ATGCTTTTTAGTATTAACTGCGTTGAAAAAATATCAAAGAAAGATTTTCCTGATGAAGAGCAGTTTCTGTTTGGCCCGTGTGATAAACGATTGTATAAAGGATTGAAGTCAAAAAGATATTTTTTTAATGATTTTTATGAACATGATCAAAATGCAAAAAAACTCAAAAAAAGAGTGCGAGTGCTTGATGAGAACTTTTTTGGTCCCAATATAAATGTTCAGGCTGTAGTTGGCCAAAATGGTAGTGGGAAAAGTACATTGATGGAACTTATTTATATGGCCATCAATAATTTTTCGTACATGTATGAAAGGGGACATGATGAAGAGCGTCCTGGAGCAGAATCTCTTTATTATGTTCCAGGTTTGTTCGTTAAAATTTATTTTTCTGTAGGAGAAAAAATATATGAGTTAGAGTCGAAAGGTCTTATTTTGGATTTGATATGTAACGGAAGTAAAATAGCTCATTTTGAAATCAATGAATATGGTAATGTGGAAATATTGCCAAGCAAAAAAATTGCAGAATTAATAGACAACTTTTTTTATACAATTGTATCGAACTATTCCATTCAATCATTTATTCCAACAAACTATATTCATAATATTTATGTCTTTGAATCTGGCAGAGATAGAAAAATTAAGAAAGACAATGTTGGGGAAAAAATATGGATAAATAGTATTTTTCATAAAAACGATGGGTATATTCGTTCAATAGTTTTAAATCCATACAGAGATAATGGGCATATTAATATTACAAATGAATTGAATCTTTCCAAAGATCGTGTTTGCACGCTGTTTCTTTGGGCCAAAGAACAGGGGAAATTCTACTTTGACCCATATTTATATCATGATTTAAAAATAAATTTAAAAAAGAATTTTTTAAAAAATAAAATCAAGAATATTTGGAAACTAAAGGGTTCTGCTAGTGCAGATTTCGACAAAAGATATCCGTCAGATCGCCATTGTTTGAAATTTATAGATGAAAAATTTGCAAAAAAATTAGTACATGAATTTAGCCTAAATGCAGAAATGTTATATGAAGGTTGTGATGAATATAAGAAAAAAGCCATGCTTTATCTTCAGCTTAAAATATTGACTATTGTAAATAAATACGATGTACTGTTAGAATATAAAAATGTCGTTTCCTTCGATAAGGATAGTGATAATCCCAGAATTATTTTTGAAGAAAGTAAAAAGACTGATCGCTTAATAGAGATGCTAAAGGCTCCCGAATGGCATGTGACAAAAAAGATAAAACGAGTTACGTCGTTCATGAAGTTATCGAAAGAGGCTATAGAAAGAATATTTAACCCCGCATTATCATATAATGGCGAAGTGTACTTTGACGAGCTTTCAAAGGTGCTTATGAGGGAAAACCCTTTTTTTGGTCCTTTTGTAGTGTCAAACGAAAAAGGCAAGCGTTTTTTTGTAGATCCTGTTAGAATCGACCGACTTCTCCCTCCGTCCATTTTTGATTATGAATTGATTTTGAAAAAGGGGGATGATGATATAAGTTTTTATGATTTGAGTTCAGGGGAATTGCAACTCTTGGAAACGCTTTCAATTCATTGTTATCACATTGAAAATATTCTTTCTATAAACAGAGAATATCAGGATTTTGATGGATCTATAAAATATCATCCAAAATATGAATGTGTTAATTTAGTTTTTGATGAAGTGGAAATGTGTTTCCATCCGGATTTTCAAAGACAATTTTTAAATAGATTGCTCAATTTGGTTACTTCGATGAAACAAAATTTGTATGGAGAGGGAGGTTGTTGCATGAATATAATGATACTCACGCATTCGCCTTTCATTCTTTCTGATATGCCAAAGAGTAATATTTTGTATTTACAAGACGGAATTGATGTCAGCGATAAGGTTGATTTAAATACTTTTGGTGCAAATGTAAGTGATGCTTTGTATCATAGTTTCTTCTTGAAGTCAAAAGGATTCGTTGGAGAGTTTGCTCAACATAAAATAGAATCATTAGGAAATTATTTTACAAATAAACAAAATGAACGATATCCCAATAGTAATATTTTTGAATGGTCTGATGATTGGGCTGATTCTTTTCTTGAAAAAATTATTGGGGATGAAATGATAAGAAATGTATTACGACAAATAAAAGAATCGTAA
- a CDS encoding RNA-binding domain-containing protein — protein sequence MDLAKFEKALMIGETVAVEFKRAGGRVGDDVYESVCAFLNRFGGDIYLGVLDNGKVEGVPENAAIDMIKNIINVANNPTLFQPTTYLDPEIIRHNGKTLIRIHVPQSSEVHSFKRVVYDRVNDADVKVSATSQIAQMFIRKQGIFTELRIYPYLKKEDLHLELLDRVRLLAVNNAGGDHPWKNMDDETLLKSAGLYTMDYDSDKPGFNLAAALLLGRDEVIHSICPAYRTDALLRRENVDRYDDRDVVDTNLINSYERLFAFAQKHLPDKFFVEDSFRKSLRNIIVREMISNTLMHREFTSSYQAKFIIERNRMLVENANRAPAQKIITPENLEPKPKNPTIASFFRNIGYADQLGSGVRKMFLYSKPYGGADPTFSEDDVFRITVSLNDYVGEPQNEEVNNRVNNRVNNRVNSKFSEIQQRIINVLREKPAITQREMSKCISISLVHINKNMRALQKMGAVSRVGNNKQGSWIVNEEKEKS from the coding sequence ATGGATCTTGCAAAATTTGAGAAAGCCCTAATGATTGGGGAAACTGTGGCTGTAGAATTCAAGCGCGCTGGCGGTCGTGTTGGCGACGATGTTTATGAGTCTGTGTGTGCTTTCTTAAATCGTTTCGGTGGCGATATTTATCTCGGGGTCCTTGATAATGGTAAAGTTGAGGGCGTTCCAGAAAATGCGGCTATCGATATGATCAAGAACATCATCAATGTTGCGAATAATCCGACTCTATTCCAGCCGACAACATATCTTGATCCAGAAATCATACGACACAACGGCAAGACGTTAATCCGTATTCATGTGCCACAGAGTTCCGAGGTGCATAGTTTTAAGCGGGTCGTTTATGACCGCGTGAATGACGCTGATGTCAAGGTTTCCGCAACTTCACAAATTGCGCAGATGTTCATTCGTAAACAGGGTATATTTACCGAACTGCGCATTTATCCGTATCTGAAAAAAGAGGACTTGCACCTGGAATTGCTTGACAGGGTGCGCCTTTTGGCGGTCAACAATGCTGGAGGCGACCATCCGTGGAAAAACATGGATGATGAGACATTGTTGAAGAGTGCTGGACTTTATACCATGGACTACGACTCGGATAAACCGGGATTCAACCTAGCGGCGGCACTCCTGCTTGGCCGTGACGAGGTGATCCATAGCATTTGTCCGGCGTATAGGACAGATGCCTTGCTTCGTCGTGAAAATGTTGATCGTTACGATGACCGTGATGTCGTAGATACGAACCTTATCAATAGTTACGAGCGTCTTTTTGCTTTTGCCCAAAAGCATTTGCCGGACAAGTTCTTTGTCGAGGATTCGTTCCGCAAGAGCCTTCGCAACATCATTGTCCGCGAAATGATTTCGAACACTCTGATGCACCGTGAGTTTACGAGTTCGTACCAGGCGAAGTTCATTATAGAACGAAACCGCATGCTTGTCGAAAATGCGAACCGTGCACCAGCCCAAAAGATAATCACGCCTGAGAATTTGGAACCGAAGCCCAAGAACCCAACCATTGCGTCGTTTTTCAGGAATATCGGCTATGCCGACCAGCTTGGCTCGGGTGTCCGCAAAATGTTCCTTTATTCCAAGCCTTACGGCGGTGCCGATCCGACTTTTTCGGAAGACGATGTGTTTAGAATAACAGTATCGCTGAATGATTATGTGGGAGAGCCTCAAAATGAAGAGGTTAACAATAGGGTTAACAATAGGGTTAACAATAGGGTTAACAGTAAATTCAGTGAGATTCAGCAAAGAATTATTAATGTATTGCGTGAAAAACCAGCAATAACGCAAAGGGAAATGTCCAAGTGCATATCCATTTCTCTTGTACATATAAATAAGAATATGAGAGCTTTGCAAAAAATGGGGGCCGTTAGCCGTGTTGGCAATAATAAACAGGGATCATGGATAGTTAATGAAGAAAAGGAAAAGTCTTAG
- a CDS encoding polysaccharide lyase: MNAKNRNTFSVAMFAVAATTSAALAPAAFAQTASDTVSFVNFENREVGVYGNAEAKEDFKRNDYDKSWWYAMDKNNGENSKIVYDGEEHGNVLQLKYPKGCVGPNDNDTPACAGQIIQPLVKTADTMWSAYDIFFEDGFEFQLGGKLPGLCGGKCYTGNAMPETGDGWSARIMWRKDGNAVQLIYFMGQESVYGDDFTWDLNGTIPQKQFTTGTWHRIVNKVSMNTIASSGNGDKNGRVQTWFDGKLALDVDTLRLRDYDTVKVDKFYLSTFHGGSSAEWAPTHDCFIRYDNFTVSTDSIAVTANATTADSSARDTSGVERIWTRAQNRATVAPVETYRIDGTFVGRKETRPNATTHQLKNGKRVKVVR; this comes from the coding sequence ATGAACGCAAAAAATCGTAACACCTTTTCTGTGGCGATGTTCGCTGTCGCGGCTACCACCTCCGCCGCGCTTGCTCCGGCTGCATTCGCACAGACGGCATCCGACACCGTCTCGTTCGTGAACTTCGAGAACCGCGAAGTCGGCGTGTACGGCAATGCCGAAGCCAAAGAAGACTTCAAGCGCAACGACTACGATAAAAGCTGGTGGTACGCCATGGACAAGAACAATGGCGAAAATTCCAAAATCGTGTACGACGGCGAAGAACACGGCAACGTACTGCAGCTCAAGTACCCCAAAGGCTGCGTAGGCCCGAATGACAACGACACGCCTGCCTGCGCCGGGCAAATCATCCAGCCCCTTGTGAAAACCGCAGACACCATGTGGAGCGCCTACGACATATTCTTCGAAGACGGATTCGAGTTCCAGCTCGGCGGCAAACTCCCCGGCCTATGCGGCGGCAAGTGCTACACCGGCAACGCCATGCCCGAAACCGGCGACGGCTGGAGCGCGCGCATCATGTGGCGCAAAGACGGCAACGCCGTGCAGCTCATCTACTTCATGGGGCAAGAGTCCGTATATGGCGACGACTTCACGTGGGACTTGAACGGCACCATCCCGCAAAAACAATTCACCACCGGCACCTGGCACCGCATTGTGAACAAAGTAAGTATGAATACCATCGCCTCTTCCGGCAACGGCGACAAGAACGGACGCGTGCAGACCTGGTTTGACGGCAAACTCGCACTCGATGTAGATACGCTCAGGCTCCGCGACTACGACACCGTGAAAGTCGACAAGTTCTACCTCTCTACATTCCACGGCGGAAGCAGCGCCGAATGGGCCCCCACCCACGACTGCTTTATCCGCTATGACAACTTCACCGTATCGACGGATTCCATCGCCGTGACGGCAAACGCGACCACTGCGGACTCAAGCGCCCGCGATACCAGCGGCGTCGAGCGAATTTGGACGCGGGCACAAAACCGCGCCACAGTCGCCCCCGTTGAAACCTACCGCATCGACGGCACCTTTGTCGGCCGCAAGGAAACTCGCCCCAACGCCACCACGCACCAGCTCAAGAACGGGAAAAGAGTTAAGGTTGTGAGGTAG